The region TTTCTTTTCCGCCTTCTTTAATTTTAACATCAACTTTAACTGTGTCTCCAACATTAAAACTAGGAAGATCTTTTCTTATTTGTTCTGCTTCTATTTCTTGTATAACATTTAACATGTGCAATTACCTCCTATAAATATTTGACGTTCATGCTCCAATTCGAAACAGAGGACCGCCTGCACAATAACATTTAAATTCTATCATAAAACTCCATCTAATGCAATAATATATTTAAATTACTCTATATTTCATCACATTCCATGAGTTTTTTATCTTCTTCAGTCATATTAAACTTATCAAATAAATCTTTTCTTCTAACTTTAGTTATCACTAAAGCCTGCTTTCTTCGCCATTTCCTAATATTTTCATGATGACCTGAGAGGAGAACTTCTGGTACTCTTTCACCTTCAAATTCTTCAGGTCTTGTATATTGAGGATACTCTAAAAGGCCATTATAAAAGGATTCTTCTGTGTAACTTTCACTGCTCTTTAAAACTCCAGGAATCATTCTGCATATACTATCAACTACTGGTATGCATGCCATTTCGCCGCCTGTTAATACAAAGTCTCCTAATGAAAATTCTTCGTCAATATATTTATAAATTCTTTCATCAATACCTTCATAATGACCACATAATATTATAAACTCCTTGTCCTTAGAAAGTTTTTTTGCAGTCTCTTGATTAAACTTTTTACCCCTTGGTCCCAAGAAAATGACTTTACCATTATTTAATTTCTTTAAAGCTTTAATAGCATCAATAGCAGGCTGTGGTGTCATAACCATGCCTGCACCTCCACCATAAGGATAATCATCAGTTTTTCTATGCTTATCCAAAGTGTAATCACGAATATTATAAGTATTAATTTCAACTATACCATTTTTCTGTGCTCTTCCTATCATACTATAGTTGAATAAGTCAAACATTTCTGGAAATAAAGTAAGTATATCTATCTTTAATCTTCTAACCATTCTTCAACAGCCCTTATCTTTATT is a window of Clostridium pasteurianum DNA encoding:
- the trmD gene encoding tRNA (guanosine(37)-N1)-methyltransferase TrmD, which codes for MVRRLKIDILTLFPEMFDLFNYSMIGRAQKNGIVEINTYNIRDYTLDKHRKTDDYPYGGGAGMVMTPQPAIDAIKALKKLNNGKVIFLGPRGKKFNQETAKKLSKDKEFIILCGHYEGIDERIYKYIDEEFSLGDFVLTGGEMACIPVVDSICRMIPGVLKSSESYTEESFYNGLLEYPQYTRPEEFEGERVPEVLLSGHHENIRKWRRKQALVITKVRRKDLFDKFNMTEEDKKLMECDEI